The following are encoded together in the Pseudoalteromonas shioyasakiensis genome:
- a CDS encoding response regulator produces the protein MDDFLFSEEQLEENNIETEEPEYWHILVVDDEEDIHQVTKLVLAGFTFENKGLRFYDAYSAAEAKEFLKKDIPFSVALVDVVMETNHAGLELIQYIRDEIENHDIRLILRTGQPGEAPEEAIIRDYDINDYKNKTELTAIKIKTLLYSALRAHRDIQIIDRHKHGLEQIINASANFLKCDSVHEFASTILSHVTNVMGINDTQIYCAAAVNLQSSPAKDFQLLAASGVGPTPQQNTIPDEVKNLFIDAHERKSSLKTSNDYIGYFPTKAGLETMLYVHKGSKLQATEHQLLEFYANNIALAYDNLKLREMVKESQKELSYILGEAVEKRSKETGSHVKRVALYSELLAQLSELNPFQCEIIKLASPLHDIGKISIPDSILNKPGKLTDDEWEIMKTHAEIGYEILKNSSNEILTCGALISYQHHEKWDGSGYPQGLRADDINIVGRITALADVFDALCSDRCYKKAWPLEEALTLIKDQRGKHFDPILVDLLLENLPLFLEIKDRYPD, from the coding sequence GTGGATGATTTCTTATTTTCTGAAGAACAGTTAGAAGAAAATAATATAGAAACTGAAGAGCCTGAATACTGGCATATTCTTGTTGTTGATGATGAGGAAGATATCCATCAAGTTACGAAACTAGTATTAGCTGGCTTCACTTTCGAAAATAAAGGTCTGCGCTTTTATGACGCCTACTCTGCGGCGGAAGCAAAAGAGTTTTTAAAAAAAGATATTCCCTTTTCTGTTGCTCTAGTTGATGTGGTAATGGAAACCAATCATGCTGGTCTTGAGCTTATTCAATACATTCGCGATGAAATAGAAAACCACGATATTCGTTTAATTCTTCGCACAGGTCAGCCAGGTGAAGCCCCTGAAGAAGCGATTATCCGCGATTACGACATTAACGATTATAAAAACAAAACTGAGCTCACCGCGATTAAAATTAAAACCCTACTCTACTCAGCCTTAAGAGCACACCGCGATATTCAAATTATAGACCGCCACAAGCATGGTCTTGAACAGATCATCAACGCGTCTGCTAACTTTTTAAAATGTGACAGTGTTCATGAATTTGCTTCAACAATTTTAAGCCATGTCACTAACGTGATGGGCATTAATGACACGCAAATTTATTGTGCTGCAGCCGTTAATCTACAATCGTCACCAGCAAAAGATTTTCAATTGCTTGCAGCCTCAGGTGTAGGCCCCACACCACAGCAAAACACCATTCCTGATGAAGTAAAAAACTTATTTATAGATGCACATGAGCGAAAATCATCACTAAAAACAAGTAATGATTATATTGGTTACTTTCCTACCAAAGCTGGCCTTGAAACCATGCTTTATGTTCATAAAGGCAGTAAGTTACAGGCCACAGAACATCAACTGTTAGAGTTTTATGCCAACAATATCGCGCTTGCTTACGATAATTTAAAACTCAGAGAAATGGTAAAAGAATCGCAAAAAGAGCTGTCGTACATTCTTGGAGAAGCAGTAGAAAAACGCTCTAAAGAAACCGGCTCTCACGTTAAACGTGTTGCTTTATATAGTGAGTTACTTGCTCAGCTTTCAGAGCTTAACCCATTTCAATGTGAAATCATTAAGCTTGCTTCACCACTGCATGACATTGGTAAAATCAGCATTCCCGATAGTATTTTAAACAAACCTGGTAAACTCACTGATGATGAATGGGAAATAATGAAAACCCATGCAGAAATCGGCTATGAAATATTAAAAAATTCAAGTAACGAGATATTGACATGCGGTGCTTTAATTTCTTACCAGCATCATGAAAAGTGGGATGGTTCAGGTTATCCGCAAGGTTTAAGGGCAGACGATATTAATATAGTTGGCCGCATAACCGCCCTCGCCGATGTATTTGATGCCCTTTGTAGCGACCGTTGTTATAAAAAAGCCTGGCCACTGGAAGAGGCGTTAACTCTCATAAAAGATCAGCGCGGGAAACATTTTGATCCAATTCTAGTCGACTTATTACTTGAAAATTTACCACTTTTCTTAGAGATTAAAGACCGTTACCCTGACTAG
- a CDS encoding DUF2721 domain-containing protein — protein sequence MTLTTPGLLFPAISLLLLAYTNRFLVLAQLIRELNAREGESIRPLVVAQITNLRKRIKLIRVMQVYGVASFLMCTLSMFALFIEFNTTGIILFGISLACLALSLLTSLYEIHISCDAIEIELKNIEKKPVSDKAE from the coding sequence ATGACTTTAACAACACCGGGATTATTATTCCCAGCTATTTCTTTACTGTTACTTGCTTACACCAATCGTTTTTTGGTGCTTGCTCAGCTTATTCGAGAACTCAATGCACGTGAAGGGGAAAGTATCCGCCCATTAGTTGTTGCACAAATTACCAATTTAAGAAAACGCATTAAACTCATTAGAGTGATGCAGGTTTATGGTGTTGCCTCTTTTCTAATGTGTACATTATCAATGTTTGCATTATTTATAGAATTTAATACCACAGGAATCATTTTATTTGGCATCAGCCTCGCTTGTTTAGCCTTGTCTCTTCTCACCTCTTTGTATGAGATCCACATTTCTTGCGATGCGATCGAAATCGAATTAAAGAATATCGAAAAAAAACCAGTTTCAGATAAGGCAGAGTAA
- a CDS encoding putative signal transducing protein: protein MQNNNLNQPAKQDPFAWVKVFQAENGLEANIIKGLLKSKGIESQLQGELLQGALGEIPFEQTGVDILVYALKERQAQEILLNYRQLKQSAPDWVCPKCHELNGATFEICWSCGTVKNDKSE from the coding sequence TTGCAAAACAATAATTTAAATCAACCTGCGAAGCAGGACCCATTCGCTTGGGTGAAAGTGTTTCAGGCTGAAAATGGCTTAGAGGCAAACATTATTAAAGGGCTTTTAAAAAGTAAAGGGATCGAATCGCAACTACAAGGTGAGCTTTTACAAGGGGCGCTTGGGGAGATCCCATTTGAACAAACAGGGGTCGATATACTCGTTTACGCATTAAAAGAGCGCCAGGCGCAAGAAATATTGCTAAACTACCGGCAATTAAAACAATCGGCTCCTGACTGGGTATGCCCTAAGTGTCATGAGCTTAACGGAGCAACATTTGAAATATGTTGGTCTTGTGGGACTGTAAAGAATGACAAAAGCGAATAA
- a CDS encoding YjaG family protein: MTKANNFQRIRELNYLQKAVLGGALLERMLPNYSLFSEATGFGDAAVFRSALSVCWEKILLPKSKISLEKQIEKIEPNVPELTDFDMFGTYPAIDTATALLGMLHGLIAKDEQEFLNISKISQASVARFIEYQLTVDGEIADNKAVREHPLMQYEIDVLAELIDFVEQMGRITSENVKELKQLAVSDGQTNIGIAI; the protein is encoded by the coding sequence ATGACAAAAGCGAATAATTTTCAACGTATTAGAGAATTAAACTATTTGCAAAAAGCGGTATTAGGTGGCGCATTACTTGAGCGTATGCTGCCTAATTACAGCTTATTTAGTGAAGCAACAGGGTTTGGTGATGCCGCGGTTTTTCGTAGCGCATTGAGTGTCTGCTGGGAAAAAATATTACTACCAAAAAGTAAAATCAGCCTTGAAAAGCAAATTGAAAAAATAGAACCGAACGTGCCAGAGCTTACTGATTTTGACATGTTCGGAACCTATCCCGCAATCGATACAGCAACCGCTTTGCTTGGCATGTTGCACGGTTTGATAGCTAAAGATGAACAAGAGTTTTTAAATATTAGTAAAATTTCACAGGCTTCAGTGGCTCGTTTTATTGAATATCAACTAACAGTAGATGGTGAAATTGCTGATAACAAAGCTGTTCGTGAACACCCTTTAATGCAGTATGAAATTGATGTGCTTGCAGAGCTTATTGATTTTGTAGAGCAAATGGGCCGAATTACCTCAGAGAACGTAAAAGAGCTTAAGCAACTTGCAGTATCTGACGGCCAAACCAATATCGGTATTGCAATTTAA
- the tsaD gene encoding tRNA (adenosine(37)-N6)-threonylcarbamoyltransferase complex transferase subunit TsaD, with product MRILGIESSCDETGIAIYDDEQGLLAHQLYSQVKVHADYGGVVPELASRDHVRKTLPLIDAAFAQAGCGPEDLDGIAYTAGPGLVGALLVGTSIGRSLAYGWNIPAVAVHHMEGHLLAPMLEEDKPEFPFIALLVSGGHTMMVKVSGIGEYEVLGESVDDAAGEAFDKTAKLLGLDYPGGPRLARLAEQGTPERFVFPRPMTDKPGLDFSFSGLKTAASLAIRDSDDDEQTKADIAHAFQTAVIDTLIIKCKRALKQTGIKRLVIAGGVSANVQLRAQLERVMQGMKGRVYYPRTEFCTDNGAMIAYAGMQRLKAGQFASLDMKTKPRWPIDSLEAL from the coding sequence ATGCGAATTTTAGGTATTGAATCATCATGTGATGAAACGGGTATTGCCATTTATGATGATGAACAAGGCTTATTAGCACATCAACTGTATAGCCAAGTAAAAGTGCATGCCGATTACGGCGGTGTGGTACCTGAGCTTGCGTCACGCGATCACGTACGTAAAACCTTACCTTTGATTGATGCTGCTTTTGCACAAGCTGGTTGTGGCCCAGAAGACTTAGATGGCATTGCTTACACCGCAGGCCCTGGACTTGTTGGTGCACTCCTTGTGGGAACTTCTATTGGTCGCTCATTGGCCTATGGTTGGAATATTCCTGCTGTTGCTGTTCATCATATGGAAGGCCACCTACTTGCGCCAATGCTTGAAGAGGACAAACCGGAATTTCCGTTTATCGCACTACTGGTGTCTGGCGGTCATACTATGATGGTTAAAGTATCTGGCATTGGTGAATACGAAGTGCTGGGAGAGTCAGTTGATGACGCTGCCGGTGAAGCATTCGATAAAACTGCGAAGTTATTAGGCCTTGATTACCCAGGTGGCCCACGTTTAGCAAGACTTGCAGAACAAGGTACGCCTGAGCGTTTTGTATTCCCGCGTCCGATGACTGATAAACCAGGCTTAGATTTCAGCTTTAGTGGCTTAAAAACAGCAGCATCGCTTGCGATTCGTGATAGCGATGATGACGAGCAAACCAAAGCTGATATTGCTCATGCATTCCAAACAGCAGTTATTGATACCTTAATCATTAAATGCAAACGCGCATTAAAACAAACCGGTATCAAACGTTTAGTGATTGCTGGTGGTGTGAGTGCAAACGTGCAATTGCGTGCGCAACTTGAACGAGTAATGCAAGGCATGAAAGGGCGCGTGTATTATCCGCGAACAGAGTTTTGTACAGATAACGGTGCAATGATTGCTTATGCTGGTATGCAGCGTTTGAAAGCCGGTCAATTTGCAAGCCTCGATATGAAAACTAAGCCGCGCTGGCCTATTGATTCACTCGAAGCGTTATAA
- the plsY gene encoding glycerol-3-phosphate 1-O-acyltransferase PlsY, with protein sequence MLEVLMLVLAYILGSVSSAILVSRLFKLPDPRSHGSNNPGATNVYRLGGKVPAVLVLVFDILKGTIPVWGAYFLKIDPLMLGLIGVAACLGHMYPLFFSFKGGKAVATAFGTLLPIGLSLGGMLIATWIIIVAITRYSSLAALITVSLAPLYTWWIKPLYTLPVTFLTVLIIFRHRANITRLMAGEEPKVGAKKKAPEQE encoded by the coding sequence GTGTTAGAAGTTTTAATGTTAGTTTTAGCTTACATACTGGGATCGGTCTCTTCCGCTATCCTTGTATCACGGCTGTTTAAACTACCAGACCCACGCAGTCATGGATCGAATAACCCGGGTGCTACAAATGTTTATCGCCTTGGTGGAAAAGTCCCCGCTGTTTTAGTTCTTGTCTTTGATATTTTAAAAGGGACCATTCCTGTTTGGGGTGCCTACTTTTTAAAAATAGACCCACTAATGTTAGGTTTAATTGGTGTGGCTGCCTGTTTAGGGCATATGTATCCGCTGTTTTTTAGCTTCAAAGGTGGTAAGGCCGTCGCGACCGCTTTTGGCACGTTATTACCCATTGGTTTATCGCTAGGTGGAATGTTGATTGCAACATGGATCATAATTGTTGCTATAACGCGTTATTCATCACTTGCAGCACTGATCACGGTTTCATTAGCACCTCTTTATACGTGGTGGATAAAACCTTTGTATACCTTGCCCGTTACCTTTTTAACCGTGTTGATAATTTTCCGTCACAGAGCAAATATTACTCGTTTGATGGCTGGGGAAGAACCGAAAGTAGGGGCTAAAAAAAAAGCCCCTGAACAAGAATAG
- the folB gene encoding dihydroneopterin aldolase: MDKVYISQLHVDTIIGVYDFEKESKQSLYFDIEMLCDISAAAATDDINLALDYAKVSERVIEHTTAKPVELLETLVEQLATIILAEFATEQVTIRVSKPAAVPQAQTVGVEITRRKAN; encoded by the coding sequence ATGGACAAGGTATATATATCACAACTACATGTAGACACCATTATTGGCGTGTATGATTTTGAAAAAGAAAGTAAACAAAGCCTGTATTTTGATATCGAAATGTTATGTGATATTTCTGCCGCAGCGGCAACTGATGATATAAATTTAGCGCTTGATTACGCCAAAGTGAGTGAACGAGTGATTGAACACACAACGGCAAAGCCAGTTGAGTTACTTGAAACTTTAGTTGAACAATTAGCTACCATTATTTTAGCTGAATTTGCTACTGAGCAAGTCACTATACGTGTTAGTAAACCAGCCGCAGTGCCGCAAGCGCAAACTGTGGGAGTTGAGATCACCCGTCGGAAGGCAAACTAA
- the folK gene encoding 2-amino-4-hydroxy-6-hydroxymethyldihydropteridine diphosphokinase → MAQIFISLGSNVNKEHYLRQALIALKPYFPDFIHSSVYESEAVGFAGSNFYNSVVAAKTDMPLAELCKLLKKIELDNGRTREDKKFSPRTLDLDLLFYDDIVCDSPAQLPRDEITKNAFVLQPLAEIAPDFYHPVAKQTLAELWNNYNNPQQKLWKVEFSNP, encoded by the coding sequence ATGGCGCAAATTTTTATAAGCTTGGGCTCTAATGTCAATAAAGAGCATTATCTTCGACAAGCGCTTATTGCCTTAAAGCCTTACTTTCCAGACTTTATACACTCGTCTGTTTATGAAAGTGAAGCGGTGGGATTTGCTGGTAGTAATTTTTATAATTCAGTGGTCGCAGCTAAAACAGATATGCCATTAGCTGAACTATGTAAACTACTGAAAAAAATTGAACTTGATAATGGCCGCACCCGTGAGGATAAAAAATTTAGCCCACGCACATTAGACCTTGATTTATTGTTTTATGATGACATTGTCTGTGATTCGCCTGCGCAATTACCGCGGGATGAAATAACCAAAAATGCGTTTGTATTGCAGCCTCTCGCTGAAATTGCTCCTGATTTTTATCACCCCGTAGCTAAGCAAACTTTGGCTGAGTTATGGAATAATTATAACAACCCACAACAAAAACTATGGAAGGTGGAGTTTTCTAACCCATGA
- a CDS encoding undecaprenyl-diphosphate phosphatase, protein MSIIEIIVLALIQGLTEFLPISSSAHLILPSQVLGWHDQGLAFDVAVHVGTLGAVVLYFRKEVVDILGAWFKSFGSQGATDDSRLGWWIIVATIPALLIGYLFKDFVESYSRNAWVIATSTIVFGLLLWYADVKAKQVKNIYQVNFFSALLLGFSQVLAMVFPGTSRSGITITVGLMLGLNKQSAARFSFLMSIPVIAAAGSYYVYQLATAGEAIDWHAILLGAGLSFVSAYACIFFFLKVIERMGMMPFVIYRLLLGVGLFAFLML, encoded by the coding sequence ATGAGTATTATTGAGATAATTGTTTTAGCCCTTATTCAAGGATTGACTGAGTTTTTACCTATTTCGAGCTCAGCACATTTAATTTTACCCTCACAAGTTTTAGGCTGGCACGACCAAGGCTTGGCATTTGATGTTGCGGTACACGTAGGTACGCTAGGTGCTGTGGTACTGTATTTTCGTAAAGAAGTGGTGGATATTCTCGGCGCTTGGTTTAAATCGTTTGGCTCACAAGGCGCAACCGATGATAGTCGTTTAGGCTGGTGGATTATTGTTGCGACCATTCCTGCATTATTAATTGGGTATCTGTTCAAAGATTTTGTGGAGAGCTACTCGCGTAATGCGTGGGTGATTGCCACCTCAACCATCGTATTTGGTTTGTTACTTTGGTATGCCGATGTAAAAGCAAAGCAAGTTAAGAATATTTACCAAGTAAACTTTTTCAGTGCGTTATTACTCGGCTTTTCGCAAGTTCTCGCTATGGTATTTCCTGGTACATCTCGTTCAGGTATTACCATTACAGTGGGTTTAATGCTGGGTCTAAACAAGCAAAGTGCTGCACGGTTTTCGTTTTTAATGTCAATTCCAGTTATTGCTGCAGCTGGTTCATATTATGTATATCAGTTGGCTACAGCGGGCGAGGCGATTGATTGGCATGCAATTCTATTAGGCGCAGGCTTATCATTTGTGTCGGCTTATGCCTGTATTTTCTTTTTCTTAAAAGTGATTGAGCGTATGGGCATGATGCCATTTGTTATCTATCGCTTACTTTTAGGTGTCGGTTTGTTTGCATTCTTAATGCTGTAA
- the mpl gene encoding UDP-N-acetylmuramate:L-alanyl-gamma-D-glutamyl-meso-diaminopimelate ligase: protein MHIHILGICGTFMGGIAAIAKSLGHTVTGSDQNVYPPMSTQLEELGIKLTQGYDVTQLEPAPDMVVIGNAMSRGNPCVEYVLDKGLPYTSGPEWLKHNLLQNSWVLAVAGTHGKTTTASMLAWLLEYAGMKPGFLIGGIVQNFGVSARVGETPFFVIEADEYDTAFFDKRSKFVHYLPRTLILNNLEFDHADIFEDLNAIKKQFHHLMRTLPCSGKVIWPSQDEALQDVIERGLWSESETLAGDWDYRLLKADGSEFEVLLNSQVQGVVSWQAMGEHNVKNAVMAIAAARHVGIAVSVSIAGLAEFISPKRRMELKADVNSIKVYDDFAHHPTAIKTTLAGLRAKVGAEKIIAILEPRSNTMKMGVHQQTLIDSLDAADDVYLFEPENLSWSLKEYADKAGMHCMKSTEEIITQVVGNSAPSQHILIMSNGGFEGIHQRLITALEQN from the coding sequence ATGCATATTCATATTCTTGGAATTTGTGGCACCTTTATGGGTGGTATTGCCGCAATCGCTAAATCATTAGGTCACACCGTGACAGGCTCTGATCAAAATGTGTACCCGCCGATGAGCACGCAATTAGAAGAGCTAGGGATAAAGCTCACCCAAGGTTATGACGTTACCCAACTAGAGCCCGCGCCAGATATGGTGGTGATTGGAAATGCTATGAGCCGAGGCAACCCTTGCGTTGAGTACGTACTTGATAAAGGCTTGCCTTATACTTCTGGTCCAGAATGGTTAAAGCATAATTTACTGCAAAACTCGTGGGTGTTGGCTGTGGCCGGAACACACGGTAAAACGACTACAGCCAGTATGCTGGCATGGTTACTCGAATACGCAGGAATGAAACCGGGCTTTTTAATTGGTGGCATCGTACAAAACTTTGGCGTGTCTGCTCGTGTTGGCGAAACGCCATTTTTTGTTATTGAAGCCGACGAATACGACACTGCTTTTTTTGATAAACGCAGTAAATTTGTTCATTACTTACCGCGCACCTTAATTCTAAATAATCTTGAATTTGATCATGCTGATATTTTTGAAGATTTAAACGCGATAAAGAAACAATTTCACCACTTGATGCGTACATTACCCTGTAGTGGCAAAGTGATTTGGCCAAGCCAAGACGAAGCACTACAAGATGTGATTGAACGTGGCCTTTGGAGCGAAAGCGAAACACTGGCGGGTGATTGGGATTACCGTTTACTTAAAGCTGATGGTAGTGAGTTTGAAGTGCTATTAAATTCACAAGTGCAAGGTGTTGTCAGTTGGCAAGCTATGGGCGAGCACAATGTCAAAAATGCAGTTATGGCCATTGCAGCAGCCAGACACGTAGGCATCGCGGTATCAGTCAGTATTGCAGGATTAGCTGAGTTTATCTCACCTAAGCGCCGTATGGAGCTTAAAGCCGACGTTAACTCAATAAAAGTGTATGACGACTTTGCCCATCATCCAACGGCAATTAAAACGACCTTAGCAGGGCTACGTGCTAAAGTAGGCGCTGAGAAGATAATTGCTATTTTAGAGCCTCGTTCAAACACCATGAAAATGGGCGTGCATCAACAAACCCTGATTGATTCTCTTGATGCAGCAGATGATGTGTATTTATTTGAGCCAGAAAATTTAAGCTGGTCGTTAAAAGAATACGCAGACAAAGCAGGTATGCATTGCATGAAAAGCACTGAGGAAATCATTACTCAGGTTGTTGGCAACAGTGCGCCGTCACAACATATTTTAATTATGAGTAATGGTGGTTTTGAAGGTATTCATCAGCGTTTAATCACTGCCCTTGAACAAAACTAA
- a CDS encoding flavin prenyltransferase UbiX — translation MQFKDKITLAFSGASGAPYGLRLLEVLLEQQFQVYVLISSAARVVFDTESNIKLSGNEDKATEQLSTLFNAAPEQLKVFGKDNWFSPVASGSAAPKKMVVCPCSAGSVSAIAVGASDNLLERAADVVIKERGQLILVPRETPFSEIHLENMLKLARLGVTIMPAAPGFYHQPEQISDLVDFMVARILDHLNIEHTLTKRWGYGEGKQ, via the coding sequence ATGCAATTTAAAGATAAAATAACGTTAGCTTTTAGCGGTGCTTCAGGTGCTCCCTATGGCTTACGGTTACTAGAGGTATTACTTGAACAGCAGTTTCAGGTGTATGTACTGATCTCAAGTGCGGCAAGAGTGGTCTTTGATACAGAATCGAATATCAAACTTTCGGGTAATGAAGACAAAGCGACAGAGCAGCTTAGTACACTTTTTAATGCCGCTCCTGAGCAACTTAAAGTATTTGGTAAAGACAATTGGTTTAGTCCTGTTGCATCTGGCTCAGCCGCACCGAAAAAAATGGTGGTATGCCCGTGTAGTGCAGGTTCAGTATCTGCAATTGCGGTCGGGGCGTCAGATAACTTACTCGAACGCGCTGCTGACGTGGTTATTAAAGAGCGTGGGCAGCTGATTTTAGTCCCGCGTGAAACGCCATTTAGCGAAATCCACCTTGAAAACATGCTGAAGCTAGCAAGGCTAGGCGTAACTATTATGCCTGCGGCACCGGGGTTTTATCATCAACCAGAGCAGATTTCAGATTTGGTTGATTTTATGGTGGCGCGAATTTTAGATCATTTAAACATTGAACATACTTTGACGAAACGTTGGGGTTATGGAGAGGGCAAACAGTGA
- a CDS encoding ABC transporter ATP-binding protein: MSEKTIALNIEGLKKVYKNGVEAVKGIDLQVQQGDFFALLGPNGAGKSTTIGVISSLVNKSAGRVQVFGHDIDTDLEAAKSELGLVPQEFNFSQFETLNQILVNQAGYYGVARKLAHERAEKYLKQLGLFEKKDKQARTLSGGMKRRLMIARALMHEPKLLILDEPTAGVDIELRRSMWDFLREINKQGVTIILTTHYLEEAELLCKNIAIIDSGVIVENTTIKALLAQLDKETFVLDLKQPVQPISIEGYKYTLTDDHTLEVEVAKSQGLNQVFSALTEQGNTVLSMRNKANRLEELFVGLLEQGRGE; encoded by the coding sequence GTGAGCGAAAAAACGATCGCATTAAATATTGAAGGCCTAAAAAAGGTTTATAAAAATGGTGTTGAAGCCGTAAAAGGCATTGATTTACAAGTTCAGCAAGGGGATTTCTTTGCATTACTTGGACCAAATGGTGCTGGTAAATCAACTACCATTGGTGTTATCTCATCGTTAGTGAACAAAAGTGCCGGTCGTGTCCAGGTATTTGGTCACGACATTGATACAGACCTTGAAGCCGCTAAGTCAGAACTTGGCTTAGTGCCGCAAGAATTTAATTTCAGCCAATTTGAAACATTAAACCAAATATTGGTGAATCAAGCGGGTTATTACGGTGTAGCAAGAAAGTTGGCGCATGAGCGCGCTGAAAAATACTTAAAGCAGCTAGGTTTATTTGAGAAAAAAGATAAACAAGCGCGCACCCTTTCAGGTGGTATGAAACGCCGTTTAATGATTGCTCGCGCACTGATGCATGAACCTAAATTACTTATTTTAGATGAACCAACAGCCGGTGTTGATATTGAGCTACGCCGCTCTATGTGGGATTTTCTTCGCGAGATTAATAAGCAAGGTGTGACCATCATCTTGACTACTCACTACCTTGAAGAAGCTGAGCTGTTATGTAAAAACATCGCGATTATCGACAGCGGTGTGATTGTTGAAAATACCACCATTAAAGCCTTACTTGCCCAGCTTGATAAAGAAACCTTTGTACTTGATTTAAAGCAACCTGTGCAACCAATTAGCATTGAAGGTTATAAATACACACTGACCGATGACCATACTTTAGAAGTTGAAGTGGCGAAGTCTCAGGGCTTAAACCAAGTATTTAGTGCGCTGACTGAACAAGGTAATACTGTGCTGAGTATGCGAAATAAAGCAAACCGCTTAGAAGAACTGTTTGTAGGCTTATTAGAACAAGGGCGAGGCGAATAA
- a CDS encoding ABC transporter permease, with translation MFKYGVALKSIWIKECIRFLRIWVQTLVPPAITMSLYFVIFGNLIGSRIGDMGGFSYMEFIVPGLIMMSVITNSYSNVASSFYSTKFQKSIEELLVAPVPNYIIVLGYMGGGMTRGMLVGLIVTCVSLLFVDIQIHNVFVIMATVILTSAVFALGGLINAIYANSFDDISIIPTFILTPLTYLGGVFYSITLLPEFWQGVSQVNPIIYMVNAFRYGFLGVSDVDLSVAFGVLGLFIVGLFTLALTLIKRGVGLRH, from the coding sequence ATGTTTAAATATGGAGTAGCGCTAAAAAGTATTTGGATCAAAGAGTGTATTCGCTTTTTACGTATTTGGGTGCAAACCTTAGTTCCGCCGGCAATCACGATGAGCCTGTATTTTGTGATTTTTGGTAATCTGATTGGTTCTCGTATCGGTGATATGGGTGGCTTTAGTTATATGGAGTTTATTGTCCCAGGCCTGATTATGATGTCGGTGATCACCAACTCTTACTCGAATGTTGCTTCGAGTTTCTATTCGACTAAATTTCAAAAAAGCATTGAAGAGCTACTCGTTGCGCCAGTGCCAAATTACATTATTGTACTTGGCTACATGGGTGGTGGTATGACACGAGGTATGCTGGTTGGTTTAATTGTTACCTGTGTCTCTTTGCTATTTGTTGATATTCAAATTCATAATGTTTTTGTGATTATGGCTACGGTTATTCTAACGTCGGCTGTGTTTGCGTTAGGCGGACTTATCAATGCAATTTATGCTAATAGCTTTGATGATATTAGTATTATTCCGACCTTCATTTTAACGCCGCTGACTTATCTCGGTGGGGTGTTTTACTCTATCACCTTGTTGCCAGAATTTTGGCAAGGTGTATCGCAAGTAAACCCAATTATTTATATGGTGAATGCGTTTAGATATGGCTTCTTAGGTGTGTCTGATGTCGACTTATCGGTAGCATTTGGTGTACTTGGTTTATTTATTGTGGGTTTATTTACATTAGCATTAACCCTTATTAAACGTGGTGTGGGGCTTAGACACTAA